From Flavobacterium arcticum, the proteins below share one genomic window:
- a CDS encoding pyruvate dehydrogenase complex E1 component subunit beta yields the protein MRTIQFREAICEAMSEEMRRDEAIYLMGEEVAEYNGAYKASKGMLDEFGSKRVIDTPIAELGFAGIAVGSAMNGNRPIVEFMTFNFSLVGIDQIINNAAKMRQMSGGQFPMPMVFRGPTASAGQLGATHSQAFENWFANTPGLKVVVPSNVYDAKGLLKSAIRDNDPVIFMESEQMYGDKGEVPEGEYTLPLGVADVKREGKDVTIVSFGKILKEAFKAAEALEKEGISCEIVDLRTIRPMDHETILNSVKKTNRLVVLEEAWPFGSVASEITYIVQERAFDYLDAPIQRITTADTPAPYSPALLKEWIPNADDVVKAVKKVMYK from the coding sequence ATGAGAACAATACAATTCAGGGAAGCTATTTGCGAAGCGATGAGCGAAGAAATGCGTCGTGATGAAGCTATATATTTAATGGGCGAAGAGGTTGCTGAGTATAACGGAGCCTATAAAGCATCTAAAGGGATGCTTGACGAATTTGGTTCTAAGAGGGTTATAGATACTCCCATTGCCGAGCTCGGTTTTGCTGGTATAGCAGTAGGTTCTGCCATGAATGGTAATAGACCTATAGTAGAGTTTATGACCTTTAACTTCTCGCTTGTTGGTATCGACCAGATTATTAATAACGCTGCTAAGATGCGTCAAATGTCAGGTGGTCAATTCCCAATGCCTATGGTGTTTCGTGGACCTACTGCATCTGCAGGACAATTAGGAGCTACACACTCACAGGCTTTTGAGAACTGGTTTGCTAATACACCAGGACTAAAAGTAGTTGTGCCATCTAATGTATATGATGCAAAAGGATTACTTAAATCTGCCATTCGCGATAATGACCCCGTTATTTTTATGGAGTCAGAACAAATGTATGGAGACAAAGGTGAAGTGCCTGAAGGAGAATATACTTTGCCACTAGGTGTTGCCGATGTAAAACGTGAAGGTAAAGATGTTACTATAGTATCGTTTGGTAAAATATTAAAAGAAGCATTTAAAGCAGCCGAAGCACTAGAGAAAGAAGGAATAAGCTGCGAAATTGTAGATTTAAGAACTATCCGTCCTATGGATCATGAAACGATTCTTAACTCTGTTAAAAAAACAAATAGATTAGTAGTATTAGAAGAGGCTTGGCCGTTTGGTAGTGTAGCTTCAGAGATCACATATATTGTTCAAGAAAGAGCTTTCGATTATTTAGATGCGCCAATACAGCGTATTACTACAGCCGATACACCTGCTCCATATTCACCTGCACTACTTAAAGAGTGGATACCTAATGCAGACGATGTAGTAAAGGCAGTTAAAAAAGTTATGTATAAATAA
- a CDS encoding electron transfer flavoprotein subunit beta/FixA family protein — protein sequence MKILVCISHVPDTTSKINFTNSDSEFDTNGVQFVINPNDEFGLTRAIWFKEQQGASVAVVNVGGTDAEATLRKALAIGADEAIRVNANPTDGFFVAKQIAEVAKNGGYDLIIAGKESLDYNGGMVPGMLAALLGYDFVNSCIKLDVEGTDAKAIREIDGGKETLSTKLPLVIGGQKGLVEEKDLKIPNMRGIMQARQKKLNIVEPVAADNTTKAVKFEKPAAKSAVKLVSPDNLDELVNLLHNEAKVI from the coding sequence ATGAAAATATTAGTCTGCATCAGCCACGTGCCTGATACTACTTCAAAAATCAACTTTACAAACAGCGACAGTGAGTTTGACACCAACGGTGTGCAGTTTGTAATAAACCCGAACGATGAATTTGGTCTTACCAGAGCAATTTGGTTTAAAGAGCAACAAGGAGCTAGCGTAGCAGTAGTTAACGTAGGCGGAACTGATGCTGAGGCTACATTGAGAAAAGCACTTGCTATAGGTGCTGATGAAGCTATACGTGTAAATGCTAATCCTACCGATGGTTTTTTTGTAGCAAAGCAAATTGCTGAAGTTGCAAAAAACGGAGGGTATGACCTTATTATAGCAGGAAAAGAATCATTAGATTACAATGGTGGTATGGTTCCGGGTATGCTAGCGGCTCTTTTAGGATATGATTTTGTAAACTCTTGTATAAAACTTGACGTTGAAGGTACTGATGCTAAAGCAATACGCGAAATAGATGGTGGTAAAGAAACTTTAAGTACTAAACTACCTCTTGTTATTGGTGGGCAAAAAGGGCTTGTTGAAGAAAAAGACCTTAAAATACCTAACATGAGAGGTATTATGCAGGCAAGACAAAAGAAACTTAATATAGTAGAACCAGTAGCAGCAGACAATACTACAAAAGCTGTAAAATTTGAAAAACCTGCAGCAAAATCAGCAGTAAAACTGGTAAGCCCTGATAATCTTGACGAGCTTGTAAACTTGTTGCATAACGAAGCGAAAGTAATTTAG
- a CDS encoding electron transfer flavoprotein subunit alpha/FixB family protein produces the protein MSILIYAESIEGKFKKTTFELASYAKKIAGETGTTVTALTINVTDTAALGEYGVDKVLNVNSDKLKAFNAKAYADVIKQAAQKETSKIVLFSSTTDSLYTAPLVAVGLEAGFASNVVALPESTSPFLVKRTVFSNKAFNITEISTDVKVLAIGKNSFGLIESTSTPTVEEFAPSLNDNDFSVNVESVEKVTGKVTIADAEVVVSGGRGLKGPENWGMVENLAAVLGAATACSKPVSDLGWRPHSEHVGQTGKPVAANLYIAIGISGAIQHIAGINSSKVKVVINTDPEAPFFKVADYGVVGDAFEVVPKLIEKLKEFKANNS, from the coding sequence ATGTCAATCCTAATATATGCCGAATCAATAGAAGGAAAGTTTAAAAAAACTACTTTCGAACTTGCTTCATACGCAAAAAAAATAGCCGGAGAAACCGGTACAACTGTAACTGCACTTACCATTAACGTTACTGACACAGCAGCGCTTGGCGAGTATGGTGTAGATAAAGTATTAAATGTAAACTCAGATAAGCTAAAAGCATTTAATGCTAAAGCTTATGCCGATGTTATAAAACAAGCTGCACAAAAAGAAACTTCTAAAATTGTATTATTCTCATCTACTACAGATAGTTTATACACTGCACCACTTGTAGCGGTAGGTCTTGAAGCAGGTTTCGCTTCAAACGTAGTTGCATTACCAGAAAGCACTTCGCCTTTCCTTGTAAAAAGAACAGTGTTCTCTAACAAAGCATTTAATATAACAGAAATTAGTACTGATGTAAAAGTACTAGCTATAGGTAAAAACTCATTCGGTCTCATCGAATCAACATCAACGCCTACTGTCGAAGAATTTGCACCATCATTAAACGATAATGATTTTAGTGTAAACGTAGAATCGGTAGAAAAAGTAACAGGAAAAGTAACCATTGCCGATGCTGAGGTAGTAGTATCTGGCGGACGTGGGCTTAAAGGCCCTGAAAACTGGGGTATGGTAGAAAACCTTGCGGCAGTACTAGGCGCAGCAACAGCTTGTTCTAAACCAGTATCTGACCTTGGGTGGAGACCTCACAGTGAGCACGTAGGGCAAACAGGTAAGCCTGTAGCTGCTAACTTGTATATCGCAATAGGTATATCTGGAGCTATACAGCACATTGCAGGTATCAACTCATCTAAAGTAAAAGTAGTTATCAACACCGACCCAGAAGCTCCTTTCTTTAAAGTAGCTGATTATGGTGTTGTAGGCGATGCTTTTGAAGTTGTGCCAAAACTGATCGAAAAATTAAAAGAATTTAAGGCAAATAACTCATAA
- a CDS encoding bifunctional nuclease family protein, translated as MSLVKLTIKGISYSQTQNGAYALILNEVDGERKLPIVIGAFEAQSIAIALEKEIKPPRPLTHDLFKNFADRFDIVVKQVIIHKLVDGVFFSSVICERDKIEEIIDARTSDAIALALRFNAPMFTYKNILDKAGIYLNINPTEGDAEGIITDDVLSEPQTFGTETVSGEGYSQYSLQELNEMLEGAVQNEDYEKAAKIRDEISKRES; from the coding sequence ATGAGCTTAGTAAAACTAACGATTAAAGGAATTTCATACAGCCAAACTCAAAATGGCGCCTATGCATTAATCCTTAATGAAGTAGATGGAGAACGCAAATTACCTATTGTTATTGGTGCTTTTGAAGCCCAATCAATAGCTATTGCTTTAGAAAAAGAAATTAAACCTCCACGCCCTTTAACACATGACCTTTTTAAAAACTTTGCCGATCGTTTTGATATCGTGGTAAAGCAGGTTATTATACATAAGTTAGTAGATGGTGTTTTCTTTTCGAGTGTTATTTGCGAAAGAGATAAAATAGAAGAGATTATAGATGCGCGAACATCCGATGCTATAGCTTTAGCACTTCGTTTTAACGCGCCTATGTTTACATACAAAAACATTCTAGACAAAGCAGGTATTTACCTTAACATAAATCCTACAGAAGGAGATGCTGAAGGTATAATAACCGATGATGTATTATCTGAACCGCAAACATTTGGCACCGAAACTGTTTCGGGCGAAGGCTACTCACAATATAGCCTACAAGAGCTTAACGAAATGCTAGAAGGCGCAGTGCAGAATGAGGATTATGAAAAAGCGGCGAAAATTCGCGATGAGATATCTAAAAGAGAAAGCTAA
- a CDS encoding thymidylate synthase: MKQYHDLVKHVLENGNQKGDRTGTGTLSVFGYQMRFDLSEGFPLVTTKKLHLKSIIHELLWFLKGDTNIGYLKENGVKIWDDWADEDGNLGPVYGHQWRNWDSKEIDQITELIETLKTNPNSRRMVISAWNPSVLPDTSKSFSDNVAEGKVVLPPCHAFFQFYVNDGKLSCQLYQRSADIFLGVPFNIASYALLTMMIAQVCGLEAGDFIHTFGDAHIYNNHIEQVNLQLSREPRPLPKMVLNPQVKDIFDFKFEDFTLENYDPHPHIKGAVAV; this comes from the coding sequence ATGAAGCAATATCACGACTTAGTAAAACACGTTTTAGAAAACGGTAATCAAAAAGGTGACCGAACTGGTACAGGAACGTTAAGTGTTTTTGGCTATCAAATGCGTTTTGACCTTAGTGAAGGTTTCCCTTTAGTTACTACAAAAAAACTACACTTAAAATCAATTATACACGAATTACTTTGGTTTCTTAAAGGCGATACTAATATTGGGTACCTTAAAGAAAATGGCGTAAAAATATGGGATGACTGGGCTGACGAAGATGGCAATCTTGGTCCTGTATATGGGCATCAATGGCGTAACTGGGATAGTAAAGAAATAGACCAGATTACAGAACTTATAGAAACACTAAAAACCAACCCAAATAGTCGCCGTATGGTTATCTCGGCTTGGAATCCTAGTGTATTGCCTGACACTTCAAAATCGTTTAGTGATAATGTTGCCGAAGGTAAAGTAGTGCTACCTCCCTGCCATGCTTTTTTTCAATTTTATGTAAACGATGGCAAATTATCTTGCCAGTTATACCAGCGTAGTGCCGATATATTTTTAGGCGTACCTTTTAATATTGCATCTTATGCATTGCTTACCATGATGATAGCACAGGTATGCGGACTAGAAGCAGGCGATTTTATCCATACGTTTGGCGATGCACATATCTACAACAACCATATAGAACAAGTAAATTTACAACTGAGCCGTGAACCGCGCCCATTACCAAAAATGGTACTTAACCCTCAAGTAAAAGATATTTTCGACTTTAAATTTGAAGATTTTACACTCGAAAATTACGACCCTCACCCGCATATAAAAGGAGCAGTAGCGGTATAG
- a CDS encoding 2TM domain-containing protein: protein MDKDQQELYEYARKRVKQKKLVYRHFILFLIVSPFLFVINKWFNVQEVYNWYLWVITAWLFLFILHFVKVFVTESFINKKWEREQIDKLVARQERRIDQLEKKINKPSDNIDNSTENNNTTL, encoded by the coding sequence ATGGATAAAGATCAACAAGAATTATATGAATATGCCCGAAAGCGCGTAAAGCAAAAAAAACTGGTTTACCGGCATTTCATCCTGTTTTTAATCGTGAGCCCTTTTCTTTTTGTTATAAATAAATGGTTTAATGTTCAGGAAGTGTACAACTGGTACTTGTGGGTAATAACAGCTTGGTTGTTTTTATTTATACTGCACTTTGTAAAAGTTTTTGTTACCGAAAGCTTCATTAATAAAAAATGGGAGCGTGAGCAAATAGATAAGCTGGTAGCACGACAAGAACGGCGTATCGACCAACTTGAAAAGAAAATAAACAAGCCTTCTGATAATATAGATAATTCTACAGAAAATAACAATACTACACTGTAA
- a CDS encoding dihydrofolate reductase: MTITLIAAAAENNALGKDNQMVWHLPDDFKRFKKLTTGHCIIMGRKTLESMNGALPNRTNIVITRQKDYTYEGCTIVHSLDEALSACPQDEEVFVIGGGEIYKQAIDKADKVELTRVHTTVEADAYFPEIDTDKWELINEEYHPKDEKHKVDFTFRTFKKQNQ; this comes from the coding sequence ATGACAATTACCCTTATTGCGGCGGCAGCCGAGAATAATGCTCTAGGGAAAGACAACCAAATGGTATGGCACTTGCCCGACGATTTTAAACGGTTTAAAAAACTTACTACAGGACATTGTATTATAATGGGGCGCAAAACGCTGGAAAGCATGAATGGCGCACTACCCAACCGCACAAACATAGTTATTACACGACAAAAAGATTACACCTACGAAGGCTGTACCATAGTACATAGCCTAGATGAAGCACTTTCTGCCTGCCCACAGGATGAAGAGGTTTTTGTAATAGGCGGTGGCGAAATTTATAAACAAGCTATTGATAAAGCCGATAAAGTAGAACTGACTCGCGTGCATACTACAGTAGAAGCCGATGCGTATTTCCCTGAAATTGATACTGACAAATGGGAGCTTATTAATGAAGAATACCACCCAAAAGATGAAAAGCATAAGGTTGATTTTACGTTTAGGACATTTAAAAAACAAAATCAATGA
- a CDS encoding alpha-ketoglutarate-dependent dioxygenase AlkB family protein: MNLFSPSSPQETNLLPYDGTVHYYGSIFLQEKANHYLEELLNNIEWKNDEAIIFGKLITTKRKVAWYAEQPFEYTYSNITKKALPFTPALAKLKALTQKHTGETYNSCLLNLYHDGSEGMAWHSDGEKDLKKNGAIGSLSFGATRKFAFKHKESKEAVSIILEHGSLLVMKGTTQTHWLHRLPPTKMVKTPRVNLTFRTIVR; the protein is encoded by the coding sequence ATGAACCTCTTCTCCCCATCATCCCCACAAGAAACCAACCTCCTGCCCTATGATGGTACAGTACATTATTATGGAAGTATTTTTTTGCAGGAAAAAGCTAACCATTACTTAGAGGAATTACTCAATAATATTGAATGGAAAAATGACGAAGCAATTATTTTCGGAAAGTTGATAACCACCAAACGCAAAGTGGCATGGTATGCCGAACAACCCTTTGAATACACCTATAGTAATATTACCAAAAAGGCTTTACCCTTTACCCCAGCATTAGCCAAACTAAAAGCCCTAACCCAGAAACATACAGGAGAAACCTATAATTCCTGCCTGCTTAACCTGTACCACGATGGCAGCGAAGGCATGGCATGGCACAGCGATGGCGAAAAAGACTTAAAGAAAAACGGAGCAATCGGTTCACTAAGTTTTGGAGCTACGCGCAAGTTCGCTTTTAAGCACAAAGAGAGTAAAGAAGCCGTATCGATAATTTTAGAACACGGCAGCCTGTTAGTCATGAAAGGCACTACCCAAACCCACTGGCTGCACCGCCTACCACCTACAAAAATGGTAAAAACCCCACGCGTTAACCTTACCTTCAGGACTATAGTCCGATAA
- the ubiE gene encoding bifunctional demethylmenaquinone methyltransferase/2-methoxy-6-polyprenyl-1,4-benzoquinol methylase UbiE produces the protein MPKNVTPYKDSELGKKEQVAQMFDTISEKYDGLNRVISFGIDIKWRKKVLKMVADTKPQTILDIATGTGDLAILMTATSATEIIGADISAGMLDVGRKKIAERKMDNKIQMVLADSENLPFDDNYFDAITVAFGVRNFETLEKGLSEILRVLKPCGIFVILETSVPTKFPYKQGYNFHCKFILPTIGKLFSKDKSAYAYLSESASVFPYGEALNNILRKIGFIEVHHLPQTFGVATIYSASKK, from the coding sequence ATGCCAAAAAACGTAACACCATATAAAGACTCCGAGCTAGGTAAAAAAGAGCAGGTAGCCCAAATGTTTGATACTATTTCTGAGAAATACGATGGTCTTAACCGTGTAATCTCGTTTGGTATTGACATAAAGTGGCGTAAAAAAGTGCTTAAAATGGTAGCGGACACTAAACCACAAACCATACTGGATATCGCTACAGGCACAGGCGATCTTGCTATATTGATGACAGCTACATCGGCAACCGAGATTATAGGTGCTGATATCTCAGCAGGAATGCTGGATGTGGGGCGTAAAAAAATAGCGGAGCGCAAAATGGATAACAAAATACAAATGGTACTTGCTGATAGCGAGAATTTACCTTTTGATGATAATTATTTTGATGCCATTACCGTAGCCTTTGGTGTTCGTAACTTCGAAACGTTAGAAAAAGGATTATCCGAAATACTCCGAGTGTTAAAACCATGTGGTATTTTTGTAATACTCGAAACCTCTGTACCCACTAAATTTCCGTATAAACAAGGATATAATTTTCATTGTAAATTTATATTACCTACTATTGGTAAATTATTCTCTAAAGACAAGTCAGCTTATGCCTACCTAAGCGAGTCGGCATCTGTTTTCCCGTATGGTGAGGCTTTAAACAATATTTTGAGAAAAATCGGGTTTATAGAGGTACATCATTTGCCACAAACATTTGGTGTGGCTACCATTTATTCCGCTTCAAAAAAGTAA